The following are encoded together in the Zygosaccharomyces rouxii strain CBS732 chromosome C complete sequence genome:
- the MDR1 gene encoding GTPase-activating protein MDR1 (highly similar to uniprot|P53258 Saccharomyces cerevisiae YGR100W MDR1 Cytoplasmic GTPase-activating protein for Ypt/Rab transport GTPases Ypt6p Ypt31p and Sec4p involved in recycling of internalized proteins and regulation of Golgi secretory function), with amino-acid sequence MSFLGSLRQKASFWDKIAENFAPSQTRDEKFRNEYKLPLEESIIDDTNADLSFISAYSKSKELKKKEGQAMAYVYSGKLFLTPHYLVFRDAFDNSSCIMILNVSTIKRVERAPFSSYALSLVVTLYSGTQVLIQFIGVRYRSEQFCEQLKKCLKGNIDHAKALPTFLDSCYSEFLLRKNLLQMKDIKAPGGGLGQKFKYPGQNTVAKEKAKLRLWFNYFRENGANLAIVKNYTFEKLIRVGVPSRIRGEIWELCSGSVYLRQQSPHEFQEILAKNEGKTSQAVEEIEKDLKRSLPEYSAYQTEEGIQRLRRVLTAYSWKNPDVGYCQAMNIVAAGLLIFMTEEQAFWCLSKLCDCYVPGYYSKTMYGTLLDQKVFEAFVQEKMPVLWEHIEKYDIQLSVVSLPWFLSLFFTSMPLEYAVRIMDIFFMNGSKTLFQVALAILRINGEDLLEAEDDGMFIAILKNYFLTLDKSSHPESADPKFRQITKFQELLVTAFKEFNIITESMVTQHRSKYQNGILQNIETFVKKTQLRHMPKTFHLEEFELSNIYDLFYQSIATHKIGMGTGSSNMDFPVFVGFLAKFCDWCKPSDSDRNPTYVEQKNEFLKRLFKKWDSSKTGELTLNDVVYGLDKLVTNDLLESINYFFSLYDGDDDGQLQREEVLQISEGLLFLTDPWKTGKFVDALTKKSIEESIAEQFVKEHGGEVKMSDVQLPSGVTIDEEKFKAEQSERYLQAASNFLQRSFEYAQPVELEKDINLIDLSNDDQEGATEKREFNSLKANAALDPTHPKVINLATFRMIILADESYELLFSQTLRDSIHTSESVNSSDTKNKALRNMFDGIIADGRRVAESVRRRVDSVATKGSIASTESNSNQTTHSNAVSAVSGNAQEKTEDLDDFTTEQPGEHEELLSNSWIEMGDTGDDSLKQSRPLRSIQPNPVESEDNQPDLIEFET; translated from the coding sequence ATGTCATTCCTGGGTAGCCTTCGTCAGAAGGCTTCATTTTGGGATAAAATAGCAGAGAATTTTGCACCTTCCCAGACAAGAGATGAGAAGTTTAGAAATGAATATAAATTACCTCTAGAGGAGAGTATTATAGATGATACCAATGCTGATTTGTCGTTCATCAGTGCGTACAGCAAATCTAAGgagttaaagaagaaagaaggtCAAGCGATGGCCTATGTGTATTCTGGAAAGTTATTTTTGACTCCCCACTACTTAGTTTTTAGGGATGCTTTTGACAATTCATCATGCATAATGATTCTTAATGTTTCGACGATAAAAAGGGTGGAGAGAGCACCATTTAGCTCATATGCATTATCATTAGTGGTTACTCTTTACTCCGGGACTCAGGTGCTTATTCAATTTATTGGAGTTCGTTACAGATCCGAACAATTTTGTGAACAACTAAAAAAGTGTTTAAAGGGAAATATCGACCACGCTAAAGCCCTGCCAACGTTTTTGGATTCATGTTATTCTGAATTCTTGTTACGGAAGAATCTGCTACAGATGAAAGATATCAAGGCACCTGGTGGTGGTCTCggtcaaaaattcaagtaTCCTGGTCAGAATACAGTTGCAAAGGAGAAAGCTAAACTTAGATTGTGGTTCAATTATTTTAGAGAGAATGGTGCCAATTTAGCAATTGTAAAAAAttatacttttgaaaagcTAATTAGGGTTGGAGTCCCAAGCAGAATAAGAGGTGAGATATGGGAACTGTGCAGCGGGTCCGTTTATTTACGCCAACAAAGTCCTcatgaatttcaagaaatcttaGCCAAAAATGAAGGTAAGACTTCACAGGCGGTAGAAGAAATCgaaaaagatttgaaacgATCTTTGCCTGAGTATTCTGCTTACCAAACGGAGGAAGGTATTCAGAGGTTGAGAAGGGTTCTAACGGCatattcttggaaaaaccCCGACGTTGGGTATTGTCAAGCTATGAATATCGTGGCCGCGGGACTTCTCATATTTATGACTGAGGAACAAGCGTTTTGGTGTTTATCGAAATTATGTGATTGCTACGTGCCAGGTTATTACTCCAAGACAATGTACGGAACTCTGCTAGATCAGAAAGTTTTTGAGGCCTTTGTCCAAGAAAAAATGCCAGTGTTATGGGAGCACATTGAAAAATACGATATTCAATTATCTGTAGTGTCATTGCCGTGGTTTTTGTCTTTATTTTTCACCTCAATGCCCCTAGAGTATGCTGTTAGGATAATGgatatcttcttcatgaATGGATCGAAGACACTTTTCCAGGTGGCCCTGGCCATCTTGAGGATCAATGGTGAGGATCTCTTAGAGGCAGAGGATGATGGTATGTTTATTGCTATCTTAAAAAATTATTTCCTTACTTTGGATAAGAGTTCACATCCTGAATCTGCGGACCCCAAATTTAGACAAATAACCAAATTCCAGGAACTTCTGGTGACAGCATTTAAAGAGTTCAACATTATTACCGAATCAATGGTTACTCAGCATAGAAGCAAGTATCAGAATGGcattttacaaaatattGAGACCTTTGTTAAAAAGACACAACTTCGTCACATGCCTAAGACCTTCCATCTagaagaattcgaattATCCAACATTTATGATTTATTCTACCAAAGTATTGCAACTCACAAGATTGGCATGGGGACTGGATCGTCTAATATGGATTTCCCCGTTTTTGTTGGCTTTTTGGCAAAGTTCTGTGACTGGTGTAAGCCAAGTGATAGTGATAGAAACCCAACATATGTGGAACAGAAgaatgaatttttgaaaagacttTTTAAAAAATGGGATTCTAGTAAGACTGGTGAATTGACTTTGAATGATGTTGTTTATGGgttggataaattggtgACGAACGATCTTTTAGAATCGATTaactattttttttcattgtatgatggtgatgatgatggtcAGTTACAACGTGAAGAAGTTTTACAAATCTCAGAAGGTCTGCTTTTCCTAACGGATCCCTGGAAAACTGGGAAGTTCGTAGATGCATTAACCAAAAAAtctattgaagaaagtaTAGCTGAACAATTTGTCAAAGAGCATGGTGGAGAAGTGAAAATGAGCGACGTTCAACTACCCAGTGGTGTTACTATTGATGAGGAGAAGTTCAAAGCTGAGCAAAGTGAAAGATATTTACAAGCAGCTAGCAATTTTCTGCAGAGATCTTTTGAGTATGCGCAACCTGTCGAATTGGAGAAAGACATAAATTTAATTGACCTTTCCAATGATGACCAAGAGGGGGCAACAGAAAAAAGGGAATTCAACTCCTTGAAAGCAAATGCTGCTCTTGATCCTACACATCCCAAGGTGATTAATCTGGCTACTTTTAGAATGATCATATTAGCTGATGAATCTTACGAATTGCTCTTTTCACAAACTTTGAGAGATTCAATTCACACTTCCGAATCAGTCAATTCCTCTGATACAAAGAATAAGGCTCTTCGTAACATGTTTGACGGGATCATTGCAGATGGTAGAAGAGTTGCAGAATCGGTACGTCGTCGTGTAGATTCTGTCGCTACAAAGGGTAGTATTGCTTCAACAGAGAGTAACAGTAACCAAACCACTCACAGCAATGCTGTCTCTGCTGTTAGTGGTAATGCTCAAGAAAAGactgaagatttggatgattTCACTACAGAACAACCCGGTGAACATGAAGAATTATTGAGTAATTCGTGGATTGAAATGGGTGACACCGGTGATGATAGCTTAAAGCAGAGTAGACCATTGAGATCGATTCAACCAAACCCAGTAGAAAGTGAAGATAATCAACCTGATCTCATAGAATTCGAAACATAA